One window from the genome of Salvia miltiorrhiza cultivar Shanhuang (shh) chromosome 7, IMPLAD_Smil_shh, whole genome shotgun sequence encodes:
- the LOC130994358 gene encoding uncharacterized protein LOC130994358 yields the protein MGMRKFQTMFNTIHIDEKWFYLTKTKDRYYLLPDEKEPYRTCKSKRFINKIMFLSAIARPIIDEQGNVLFDGKLGIFPFTNVEEAKRNSKNRAKGTMEVKPIPNITKNIMRDCMIAKMLPVFKAKWPAFSSKHIFIQQDNAKPHIKPDDLEFLAVARSDGFNFQLVCQPANSPDTNVNDLGFFRAIQTLKDQKPAKDVVELLKNVHEAYLEYPPQKINHVFLTLQGCYHEILKAKGDNNYTIPHMNKERLERAGILPETLQVEELLVQECVEYLQGLQDYGSNEEAAQQTMEEEEMQQIMEGFMHVQIN from the exons ATGGGAATGAGGAAATTCCAAACGATGTTCAACACTATACACATAGACGAGAAGTGGTTTTACCTAACCAAAACTAAGGATAGGTATTACCTTTTGCCGGATGAGAAGGAACCTTATAGAACTTGCAAAAGTAAGAGATTTATTAACAAAATCATGTTTCTATCTGCAATTGCACGCCCAATCATAGATGAACAGGGGAATGTGCTTTTTGATGGAAAATTGGGCATCTTTCCATTCACAAATGTAGAGGAAGCAAAAAGAAACTCAAAGAATAGAGCAAAAGGCACTATGGAGGTTAAACCAATACCAAACATCACAAAGAACATCATGAGGGACTGCATGATCGCTAAG ATGTTACCTGTTTTTAAGGCCAAGTGGCCTGCATTTTCAAGCAAACACATATTCATACAACAAGACAATGCGAAGCCACACATCAAGCCTGATGACCTGGAGTTTCTAGCAGTTGCAAGATCAGATGGTTTCAATTTCCAACTAGTCTGCCAACCTGCGAACTCTCCGGACACCAATGTCAATGATCTTGGCTTCTTTAGAGCAATACAAACATTGAAGGATCAGAAACCAGCCAAGGATGTGGTTGAATTACTCAAAAATGTGCATGAAGCATACTTAGAGTATCCACCACAGAAAATCAACCATGTCTTCCTCACTCTACAGGGATGTTACCATGAGATACTCAAAGCTAAAGGGGATAACAACTACACAATCCCTCATATGAACAAAGAAAGATTGGAAAGAGCAGGCATTCTACCAGAAACTCTACAAGTTGAAGAACTCCTAGTGCAGGAGTGTGTGGAGTACCTACAGGGTCTACAAGATTATGGCAGCAATGAGGAGGCAGCACAACAAACCATGGAGGAAGAAGAGATGCAACAAATCATGGAGGGGTTCATGCATGTGCAAATCAATTAG